From a single Leopardus geoffroyi isolate Oge1 chromosome E1, O.geoffroyi_Oge1_pat1.0, whole genome shotgun sequence genomic region:
- the LHX1 gene encoding LIM/homeobox protein Lhx1, which yields MVHCAGCKRPILDRFLLNVLDRAWHVKCVQCCECKCNLTEKCFSREGKLYCKNDFFRCFGTKCAGCAQGISPSDLVRRARSKVFHLNCFTCMMCNKQLSTGEELYIIDENKFVCKEDYLSNSSVAKENSLHSATTGSDPSLSPDSQDPSQDDAKDSESANVSDKEGGSNENDDQNLGAKRRGPRTTIKAKQLETLKAAFAATPKPTRHIREQLAQETGLNMRVIQVWFQNRRSKERRMKQLSALGARRHAFFRSPRRMRPLVDRLEPGELIPNGPFSFYGDYQNEYYGPGGNYDFFPQGPPSSQAQTPVDLPFVPSSGPSGTPLGGLEHPLPGHHPSSEAQRFTDILAHPPGDSPSPEPSLPGPLHSMSAEVFGPSPPFSSLSVNGGASYGNHLSHPPEMNEAAVW from the exons ATGGTGCACTGTGCCGGCTGCAAAAGGCCCATCCTGGACCGCTTCCTCTTGAATGTGCTGGACAGGGCCTGGCATGTCAAGTGCGTCCAGTGCTGTGAATGTAAATGCAACCTGACCGAGAAGTGCTTCTCCCGGGAAGGCAAGCTCTACTGCAAGAACGACTTTTTCCG ATGTTTCGGTACCAAATGCGCGGGCTGCGCGCAGGGCATCTCCCCTAGCGACCTGGTGCGGAGAGCGCGGAGCAAAGTGTTTCACCTAAACTGCTTCACCTGCATGATGTGTAACAAGCAGCTGTCCACTGGCGAGGAGCTCTATATCATCGACGAGAACAAGTTTGTCTGCAAAGAGGATTACCTAAGCAATAGCAGTGTCGCCAAAGAGAACAGCCTCCACTCGG ccaccACGGGCAGCGACCCCAGTTTGTCTCCAGACTCCCAAGACCCGTCACAGGATGATGCCAAGGACTCGGAGAGCGCCAACGTATCCGACAAGGAAGGGGGCAGCAATGAGAATGATGACCAGAACCTGGGCGCCAAGCGGCGGGGGCCCCGCACCACCATCAAGGCGAAGCAGCTGGAAACTCTGAAGGCAGCCTTTGCTGCCACTCCCAAGCCCACGCGCCATATCCGGGAGCAGCTGGCTCAGGAGACTGGCCTCAACATGCGTGTCATCCAG GTCTGGTTCCAGAACAGACGCTCCAAGGAACGGAGGATGAAGCAGCTGAGCGCGTTGGGAGCCCGGCGCCACGCCTTCTTCCGCAGTCCGCGCCGGATGCGGCCGCTCGTGGACCGCCTGGAGCCGGGCGAGCTCATCCCCAACGGACCCTTCTCCTTCTACGGAG ATTACCAGAACGAGTACTACGGGCCCGGGGGCAACTATGACTTCTTCCCGCAAGGCCCCCCGTCCTCGCAGGCTCAGACGCCGGTGGACCTGCCCTTCGTGCCGTCGTCCGGGCCCTCCGGGACGCCCCTGGGCGGCCTGGAGCACCCGCTGCCGGGCCACCACCCGTCGAGCGAGGCGCAGCGGTTCACTGACATCCTGGCGCACCCCCCCGGGGACTCGCCCAGCCCTGAGCCCAGCCTGCCCGGGCCTCTACACTCAATGTCGGCTGAGGTCTTCGGGCCCAGCCCGCCCTTCTCATCACTGTCGGTCAACGGCGGGGCGAGCTACGGGAACCACCTGTCTCACCCGCCCGAAATGAACGAGGCGGCCGTGTGGTAG